One Panicum virgatum strain AP13 chromosome 3N, P.virgatum_v5, whole genome shotgun sequence DNA segment encodes these proteins:
- the LOC120665977 gene encoding serine carboxypeptidase 2-like — MIKLAEEEVICNPRTGSMAGLFHLAPVLVSVLVAWACLLRPTVAATDTGHQADRIGRLPGQLAVDFPMYSGYVTVDEHAGRALFYWLQEVPAEAQPAPLVLWLNGGPGCSSVAYGASAELGAFRIRPDGATLFLNKFGWNRAANILFLDSPAGVGFSYTNTTSDLYNSGDRRTAHDSYTFLVKWLERFPEYKYRDFYIAGESYAGHYVPELSQLVYRHNKGVINKKPLINFKGFMVGNAVTDDYHDQVGTFESWWNHGLISDATYRQLEATCVHGSIEHTSPPCDAAFNAAAAEQGRIDPYSLCTPTCNQASPSTAAMKNRRLKGRYVSMLG, encoded by the exons atgATCAAACTGGCTGAAGAAGAGGTAATTTGTAATCCAAGAACCGGCAGCATGGCCGGTCTCTTCCATCTAGCCCCAGTCCTCGTGTCTGTGCTTGTGGCATGGGCATGCCTGCTCCGGCCAACGGTGGCGGCCACTGACACCGGGCATCAAGCAGACCGCATCGGCCGGCTGCCCGGCCAGCTGGCCGTGGACTTCCCGATGTACTCTGGGTACGTCACCGTCGACGAGCACGCTGGCCGAGCACTGTTCTATTGGCTCCAGGAAGTGCCTGCGGAGGCCCAACCTGCGCCGCTGGTACTGTGGCTGAACGGCGGGCCAGGATGCTCGTCGGTGGCGTACGGCGcgtcggcggagctcggcgcgtTCCGCATCCGGCCGGACGGCGCGACGCTCTTCCTCAACAAGTTCGGGTGGAACAGAG CGGCGAACATCCTGTTCTTGGACTCGCCGGCCGGCGTGGGGTTCTCCTACACCAACACCACCTCCGATCTCTACAACTCCGGCGACAGGAGAACAG CGCATGATTCGTACACCTTTCTGGTGAAATGGTTGGAGAGGTTCCCAGAGTACAAGTACCGCGATTTCTACATTGCCGGGGAGAGTTACGCAG GGCACTACGTTCCCGAGCTGTCCCAGCTGGTGTACCGGCACAACAAAGGCGTCATCAATAAGAAACCACTCATAAACTTCAAAGGCTTCATG GTCGGGAACGCAGTGACGGACGACTACCACGACCAGGTGGGCACGTTCGAGTCGTGGTGGAACCACGGGCTCATCTCCGACGCCACGTACCGGCAGCTGGAGGCCACATGCGTGCACGGCAGCATCGAGCACACGTCCCCGCCGTGCGACGCCGCGttcaacgcggcggcggcggagcagggccgcATCGACCCCTACAGCCTCTGCACGCCCACATGCAACCAGGCGTCGCCATCGACAGCGGCAATGAAGAACCGGAGGCTCAAGGGCCGTTATGTGAGTATGTTAGGAtag